In the genome of Mangifera indica cultivar Alphonso chromosome 9, CATAS_Mindica_2.1, whole genome shotgun sequence, the window gagattttaaatgGATGGATAAAATTTTTGGCTTTTCAAATCTCACGGATATACTTTTGAAAACGTATCTAAacttaagtgggaaatagtcctttagccttcaAAATAAAGTAGCATTAAAATACATAGTGACATCTTACAGTTTTTATACACTTTAAAATGTGAGATATGTATCCAATAAATCAAGTAAAATAGTTTTTAGTGTGagagttgaatttaaatatttctagTGTTGATGCTAAAAATTGCGCTAACAGAAATTAACGGAGTTAGAAATTATGAGAACCATTGgcactaaaaataaaattcttaaaagaATTCAtctctaaataataataaatatagtaattaaatcGTTTTTCGTacttagggctggactcgacccgagccagctcgagcttgagctcgactcaATTGAACCCGAAACAAGCCGGACTTAACTGAGCCTGAAACGAGTCGAACTTAACTAAACTCGAGCTATtcgtcagattttttaattaaaatttttgataaaaaacaatatcgttttgatcaatatatattaaaaacgatatcgttttgataacgaaaaatgagtcgaaccgAATCGAGTCCTAAACGAGTTGACTTTAGCCGAGCTtggtcaagctcgagctcgaactcgagccacccatatatgaaccgagcttgagcttgattcgatttgaattcagcCCTATTTGTACtgttaagtttaaaattaaCCGTAAAcccaaatataaaatttaaaaaagtcaaataaaatatacaaaataaatgaaaaaagaaaaattgatagGGAGGTCACAATATATTAcatacacaaaattaaaaattatttaatttatgcatCGAATGTTATGTATTATTCTTTAACAAAATCCGCTaaggtaaaataatcaattcTACTATGATCCATCTCTTTCGATTACACTAAAGTTTAACATTGAAGTGTATGGATCCCAGTAGAAACCAATCTCATCTCCAGGATTCAGTTTCCTTCTGTTAACAAATTTCTGCCCCCATCCCTCAATGAAAACGTAGCTCTTACAAGTCGACCACTTCTTCATTACCAATGAGTGCTCTGACTCTGTATCTCGATCCAACACCATCACTCTCAAACCCTCTTTCCCCTGAACCTTATTGGCCTCATCAGCATTCAGGAACGCCAAAACATGACTCTCCACCAAACTTGCCTGCAACAAAAGACTGCAAAGATCACTTAAGTCACTCTGTGTAAGCTTCTTCTTTATCTTCCATGGATCAGTGTAGAGACTTAGTTTGGTTGAAACACCCTTCCgcctctcttcttcttcctcttcaggACTGCAATATTTCATCCTTGCTATCTTCCAGTTGGccgtctctctctctttttcaactccCTCTGAGTATTGTTTAGCCGTAGGCCAAGTATCATCAAAAGGCCTAAGTTCGGTTGATACTATACTTGTTCTCTGTCTCTTTATTTCAATCTGACGAACAAGATTGAACTTTGTTGGAATTTCGGTCGTTCCTTTGTAGTCTTGTGGGTTGTTGTGGCTCTTGCGCTTCATGAATATCACTCTTTTACGATAAGAGATTTGCTTTTGTTTATTCGGTGTTTGTTTTTGAGTCTCCATTGATGAACTGAGAGCAGTAAAGACACCAAAAGCAGAACAAAAACTAGAAGATTTTGAAGGCAAAAAGAGAGATGTGAAAATCTTAATGGGTTCTGTGGACAAtctagaataaataaataataaagattaaTCAGTTTTAGAGAAGGAAATCAGAAACTTGGAAGTCATGAAGTTTCCAAATCCTATTTGAAGTAGAGTTTCCTGAACCAAAATGCAGAATTCTATGGCTTTCTAACCGTGGATTCAGAAATACGAGTGAATATACGACATGTCgtattttatgttaaaacttGGATGATCTGTCGTCTATAAtttaaataagggtaaaaataagAAGGCTAAATAGAGTAGGATAATAATAGCGGGAATTGAGGATTCGTTTCTTTGTAAAGAGAAACCCACTtggaaattacaaatataaacaacTTCCCTTCAGGGAAAGTCTGCGGCTTCTATTGCTATTGCTTTATTCTGAGATGATTTGTTCGCCTTCTCTGTTTTATGGGTTTGAAGAAGCCTTGCCTTACCAGATTTTTTGCCTTTTAAGGTATATTAGATGCATTTTCTGTAACTTTTTGCATTTTTCTGAAACGAATCGGCTAATTAGTAAGTTTGCTTCAGTTTTCTGtaataatttcatctttgaaagcgtttttgttcttgtattttttagggttctttagtttaattgaaatttggaagaaaagaaatagCACCCTAGTAAATCCATCACTTTTATTAATCAAGGAAATTGTTGTCTGGAACGATCTTAAGTGGTTAAAGACTCTAATCAAATAGGATAATATTCATGAAGGGGTTAAAATCTTTTTGCTTAAGATGATGAAACATGGAGCATCTATAGGAATTTGAACCCTTTACACAGCTGCTTTTGGCAAGTGGATAATTATTGGTGTTGGAAATTTTCATGCCACCGTCCTTATTATATGGTAACTAATTTCAATATGGAAAGAAGTTGCATAATTTACCTGCTATTGTTTTATGGATTTGCTTTGGTGTGATTTTGGTTAGTTCTTTACTGAGAATCGAGTGTCTAGTCCCAACCTTAACCCCTTTCTTAGATTGATGTAATGAGAAATATCGTATTTACTGTTCCTAACCTAGTTTAGCATATTCTAGTCTCACAGGCAAACACGCGAGGTTGTTGTTTCCTAGtgccttttttaaaaaaaaaaaaatcatatatagcATGATAATCAAGTAGACAAATATGTGTGACGCAAGATAAATGTCACTTTTCTCTCCTTAAACATGTCGCTTTATAGAGTCTTACATAAATGTAAGTATAAAGAGGGCTAAATAAGTGAATGGAAGAGTGAGAAGGAATCATTTTAGTTTGCATCTCATTAGAGTAGTTGAAGCTTTGCGGAGGTTGTCAAaacatcaaaatcattaaattcagTAGGCTGTGGAATTGATTGATATGAGAAACTCTCAAATCAATGAGGTCAGGAATGAGACACAAGTTCTGATAAACTTATTgcttcaaattattatatacacaattgGTAAAAAAATGTGTATGGCTTTATATTTAGGAAATTGTTTGAGGATGATTTTGCAAtgatttcatttatttgattaattgacaACCTTTCGTGCCTCCACTTGCATGTTAGGGCACTAGGATGATTGATGTGTTGTAAACTAGGATGGATCTTAATCTATTGATGAGGAAGCCTTTTCGTTAAATGTCTTTTATTAGGGCAACTGCTGGATGAGGATCATTGAAAGAGTTTCTAATGAATATTAGAATCGTGAGGATTGCATATCTTGAAGAACTATTGAAAAGTGTAGATAAAGCCTAGTAGCTTTTGAATTATTTTCCCccaattaaataacatttttcttgaaaatatattattttcaaatagagGTTGAGGAATAGCGAATGATTGCTCAGAGGCTTGAAAGTTTTAACTAAAATGTTACTTGTTATCAAGAAATTCTAAAGAGTGGCtataactattttactcttCTTTTTTGGGTCTAAAATTCTATTTACAATTGAACAGGGATATGGCTTTGCTAACTATGGTCGGGCACCGGATGCATTGCCATCTTTGGCAGCTATCCGGTCTCAGTCGCGTTTTCTTGGATTGCCAGCTTTCTCCTCTTTTGTTGGTTCACCATCATCTCTACAGCAAGGAAGTGACTTCTGTTTATCTCAGGTTTACCATCAACAATCACAGTTTGAGGAATTGGCATTTTGGCAGGTGGGTTTGGTGTTTCAAATTTCTTGAAATGTTTTTCTCTttgatattcatatttatttcagttattttaaatttgaagcaTTTGGCCAATTTAATAAGTTGAGAAAACATTAGAATACTGAATAtgtgatttcatattttatatcgTTAATCAGTCTTCTATTTAATTAGTTGAAGGTCAGCTGCAATTATATCTTTAACTGTCATGTCCACTTTTTCTTGGCGGGTTTTTCCAAGGCAAAGTCAGGACATGATATTTCAATTCTACTGTGTAGTCTGAAGCTTGTGTATAATCTTCTTATTCTCCATCAACCTCTTCCCccactaaaaaagaaaagaggagCATGTTTTTCCTATCCAGAGTAACACAATTTCCCAGGCATGACTTGGCTTTAATGTAGGACtgattttcttaaattatgacttatattttatttcctttttctatttccttttgtaattttaattaagattttctaTTTGGAAGTTAAATTGTTTTAggattttagttaaattaagaATTACTATTTTAGCTATTTTTTGCTTTCTTGTTTTATAATTCCTTGTTCTAGTAAGATTGGTTTAATGTATATATGCATTGCCAAATAGTTGTCACGTGGATTCGACGTTTTCTTATGGATTCAAGGAGCTCTCTCATGGATAGAGCACAAATAATTCCTACCTTCTGCTGCTGTGTCAGGCTCCTTATTTCCTTTGCTGTTAGCCAACTCTAGATCTTATATTTGGGGCATGGCTCTCAAAATTCAGGAGGATATGACAGATATATAGGCCTTTCCTTACTACAATGAAAATACTGAAGCATAGCACAAATATTGCATATATTTTATGGCTTTCATTGCTCAGATTTTGTTGAGTTATTTATTCCAATTCTTTGGTCCTCATGCAGTCATTACAGAAGCAGCAAAATAACATAGCGCTGCCAGGCAGCCTCCATTCTGAGCCACCACAGCAGCATTTCAGATTCATTGAGCCTCTAAAGGTTCTAAATTCTgaacaatatattaattttatgttatgcatCAATAGTTTAGTTTCTGACTCCAGAAGATGTATACTCAGCCATCACACAAGCAGCATGTGGAGCCACCTTGGACAAAACATTGTCAGTTTGAACAGCAGCATCTCAATTCCGCTGAATGTCCACTGAAGGTTTTTAATAGaaacattttcattttatgaTTCTTGATGTTTAGAAGTTCATTTGTATCACTAATGATGATTAGTTCAAAGAACTTACAAAACATAATAGAGAAACTCATATGAACTAAAGGATGCTGTAGCTGGGCAGGTTTTTCATTAGTTTATCTCTTCTATTTGACAGATAGGAAACCTACATTCTCAAGAAGTTCTTTATGCCATCAGCCCCACACCACATGAGTCACAATCACAGCGGTTAGTTCTTCCCAGCTTGAGGATCAATGAAGGAAAATCTGTTAGCCAGAAGCCTCCATTATTTAGTGGAACACAGTATTTCCCTGGAAGACCTTCTTACATGGGGAAGGAAAAGGTAACTTCATTTTCAACTGATGTAAAATCTTGACATCTGCAATAAATGAACGACTAGCTCTAGAATTGTCCGGGATCAGGGGTCCATCAAATGCCTTGTATTTTGTCAGTTCGGAGATAGAATTCATGCACCAGACACGACCTGTGAGAAGTGATATTACTTTGGATATAGAAATTGAGGATTCAGTAAGGAATTCCCTAAGGGAACTCATGGAGGTGCTAGAAGAATGTAGCCCTCCAGGACCAGATATTACTGATCCATATGGGGACTCTATAGGGCTGTTGTTTGATATCCCTTCCTTTTCCAGAGTCATCTGGCCTTCTGGCTTCTCAGGTCCTGTTAGCAGTTTGAGGAATTTTGCTTCACCCTATTGTGCAGAGGATTTGCACTCTAGAAAAGGCAAACAAGTATTGAATTTGAACAAGAGAAAGACTGTTTTAAAGATTGGTGATCCTCTAGCTGGTAATAAGTTCCAGCTTTCTTCTTGTGGATATATTTGAAGCTTTTTGGAACCATTAGCTCCCAGACTATTAGtgctttttcaaataaaatgaatcTTCTTTCCTTTTAAACACCATTTTAGCCATTATTTGTGTTGTGAGAAACAttgtttaggtttttattgGTTGTGAACCCTTGAACAAGGTAAGAAGTTCTTTTTATATAAGTCCTAAAATTTGAAGGTCGAATTGATGACATTTACAAAACCAGTGGGTGTCCATACTAAAACGGCAAACCCACGGGGTAAGGTTCTAAAACCGACAGGGTTTAACGCCCATTTCTCAAATCAGCGGCTGCTCAGTAAAAATGCTTAAATGGTTGGTGGTGGTTTACTTGTTTGCAAAGCATGGTTCTCCACCGAACTTGCCTGCAACAAAAGCCTGCACATATCACCTGAGTCACCTTGCGTGTGCTTCTTCTTTATATTCCACGGATCAGTATAGAGACTTTGTTTGGTTGAAACACCCTTCAgcctctcttcttcttcctcttcaggATTGTAATATTTCATCATTGCTATCTTTGAGTTGGTTGTCTCTCCCTTTTTTTCAACCCCCTCTAAGTATTCTTTAGCCGTAGGCCAAGTATCATCAAACAACTTAAGTTTGGTTGACAATGTACTTGTTCTCCATGTCTTTATTTTAATCTGACAAACAAGGTTGAACTTTTTTGGAATTTCGGTCATTCCTTTGTAGTTTTGTGGGTTGTTGTGACTCTTTTGCTTCATGAATATCACTGTTTTATGAAAGAGATTTGCTTTTGTTTATTGGGTGCTTGAGCTGAGTGCAGTAAAGACAACAAACAGCAGAACAAAAATCTAGAAGATATTGAGGGAAAAAAAGAGAAGTGTGAAAATCTTAATGGGTTCTATGGATAATCGAGAATAATTGAACATGGAGATTATTCAGTTTTAGAGAAGGAAATCAGAAATTTGATAGTCATGAAGTTTCGAAATCCTATTTGAAGTAGAGTTTCCTGAACTTGAATGCAGATTTCTATGACTTTCATAATGTGGATTCAGAAATACTAGTGTACTACTACATGTCGTATATCATGTTAAAGCTTGGATGATTTGTtgtctataattttttaagctaAAATAACCAGGCTAAATAGAGTAGGATAATAATGGCggaaattgattatttgtttccTTGTAAATGGAAAACCATttggaaattataaatataaacaacttCCCTTCAGAGCAATTCTGCCGCTTCAATTGCTATTACTCTATTCTGAGATGATTTGTTCGTCTTCTTTACTTTATGGGTTTGAAGAAGCCTTGCCTTACCGGATTGTTTGCCTTCTAATGTATATTTGATGCATTTTCTGAAACAAATCAGTTTTTTTGTAATAATCTCATGTTTGGGAgtggtttttctttttgtatttttttaggGTTCCTTAGTTCCATTGAAACttgggaaaaaagaaatagcACCCAAGCAAACACATCCCTGTTATTAATCAAAGAAATTGTTGTCTCAAATGATCTTAAATGGTTGCAGAGGCTAAACTAGGATAATATTCATGAAggggtttaaattttttttcttaagaagATGAAACATGGAGCATCTATATGAATTTGAACCCATTACATAGCTGCATGTGGCGAGTGGATAAGTATTGTTGTTGGAAATTTTCATGTCCCCATTCTTATTGTATGGTACCTAATTTGTATATGGAAAGAAGTTGTATAATTTActtgatttattgttttatggATTTGGTTTGGTGTGATTTTGGCTAGTTCTTTACTTAGAATGGAGTGTCTAGTGTGAGCGTTAACCCCTTTGTTAGATTGATTTAATGAGAAATATAGAATTTACTGCTCCTAACCTAGTTTAGGATAATATAATCTTACAGGCAAACAAGTGAGGTTGTTTCCTggtgcccttttttttttaggttacCATATATAGCATGATAATCGAGTAGACAAATATGTGTGACGCAAGATAAATGTCACTGTTCTCTCATTAAACATATTGCGTTATAGAGCCTTATATAAATGGTAAGTATATAGAGGGGTAAATGAGTGAATGGAAGAGTCAGAAGGAATCATCTTAGTTTGCATCCCATTAGGGTAGTTGAAGCCTTGGGGAGGCCGTCAAAACACCAAAATCTGTAAATTCAGAAGGTTGTGgaattgattgattgaaatGAGAAACTCTCAAGTCAATGGGGTGAGGAATGAGACACAAATTCTGATCATCTTATTGCTTCAAATTATTACATACAGAATGGTTAAAAAATGTGTATGGTTTTATATTTAGGAATTTGTTTGAGGATGATTTTGCAGTGATTGCTTTTAGCATATTCGATGAATTAACATCTCATGCTTCCACTTGCATGTTAGGGCACTAGGATGATTGATGTATTGTACCCTAGGATGGATCTTAATCTATTGATGAGGAAGTCTGTTTGTTAAATGTCTTTTATGAGGGCAAATGCTGGATGAGGATCATTTAAAGAGATTCTAATCAATACAAGAACTGTGAAGCTTGTATATCTTGAAGACctattgaaaagtttagatgAAGCCTAATAGCTTTTGAATTATTTTCCCccaattaaataacatttttcttggaaatatattattttcaaatagagGTTGAGGAATAGGGAGCTGTTGCTCAGAGCTTGAAAGTTTTAACTTAAATGTTGCTTGTTACTAAGAATTCTAAAGAGTGGCTCTAACCATTTTACCCTTCTTTTTTTGGGCCTCTATTTACAATTGAACAGGGATATGGCTCTGCTGCTTATGGTCAGGCACGAGATGCATTGCCGTCTCTGCCAGCTATCAAGTCTCAGTCACTTGTTCTTGGATTGCCAGCTTTCTCCTCTTGTGTTGGTTCACCATCATCTCTGCGGCAAGGAAGTGACTGCAGTTTATCACAAATTTACCATCAACAATCACAGGTAGAGGAATTGGCATTTTGGCAGGTGGGTTTGGTATTTTCTTGAAACGTTTGTttcttttatattcatatttattttagttactTAAAATTTGCAGCATTTTGCCAGTTTAATAAGTTGAGAAAACATTGGAATACTGAATatgtgatttcttttttttaatatggttAATCAGTGTTCTATTTAACTAGTTGAAGGTCAGCCACAATTATATCTTTTAACCATCATGTCCACTTTTTCTTTGCGGGTTTTTCCCAAGCAAAGTCAGGAGATGGTATTCCGATTCTACTGTGTAGTCCCAAGCTTGTGGAAAGTCGTCTTGTTCTCCATGAACCTCTTTCCccaccaaaaaagaaaagaggaacATGTTTTTCCTATCCAGAATAGCACAATTTCCCAGGCATGGCTTGGCTTTGGTGTAGGACAGATTTtcttaaattatgattttattttatttcctttttcaaattttattttctaagatTTTCTATTTGGAAGTTAAATTGTTtcaatattttagttaaattaagaagtattagattaattaatttttgctttCTTATTTTGTAATTACTTGTTCTAGTAAGATTAGTTTAGTGTACGTATGCATTAGCAAATTGTTTTCACCTGG includes:
- the LOC123226456 gene encoding B3 domain-containing protein At2g33720-like encodes the protein METQKQTPNKQKQISYRKRVIFMKRKSHNNPQDYKGTTEIPTKFNLVRQIEIKRQRTSIVSTELRPFDDTWPTAKQYSEGVEKERETANWKIARMKYCSPEEEEEERRKGVSTKLSLYTDPWKIKKKLTQSDLSDLCSLLLQASLVESHVLAFLNADEANKVQGKEGLRVMVLDRDTESEHSLVMKKWSTCKSYVFIEGWGQKFVNRRKLNPGDEIGFYWDPYTSMLNFSVIERDGS
- the LOC123226455 gene encoding uncharacterized protein LOC123226455, which produces MGYGFANYGRAPDALPSLAAIRSQSRFLGLPAFSSFVGSPSSLQQGSDFCLSQVYHQQSQFEELAFWQSLQKQQNNIALPGSLHSEPPQQHFRFIEPLKPSHKQHVEPPWTKHCQFEQQHLNSAECPLKIGNLHSQEVLYAISPTPHESQSQRLVLPSLRINEGKSVSQKPPLFSGTQYFPGRPSYMGKEKGYGSAAYGQARDALPSLPAIKSQSLVLGLPAFSSCVGSPSSLRQGSDCSLSQIYHQQSQVEELAFWQKPQNNLVLPGSLQSEPPQQHFRFIEPLKPSHKLHMEPPWSNHCQFEQQHLNFSERPLKIGDQHSQEVPHAISPTPHESQLQRLVLPDLRINEGKSFSQKPPSFSGGQDFPGRASYKGKEKVTSFSTDVENLSSELEFMHKPQPVRSDVTSDIEIEDPTRNSLREFMEVLKDCSPPGAEIADPYGDSIGPLFDIPYFSRVTCSSGFSGPASSLKNFPSPYCAKDLHSRKGKQVLNPNKRRRI